AGTAGGACAGCCGGTCAGCTGAGCGCTGCTGGATTGCTGTCACTGTGCTTTCGTTGCTGTGTTTGCTTTATTCTTTAATTATAATCTACTGTTTATGAGTTATTGAGCTTTGTATCTTTTTTCTGTCTGCTTTCTAGAGCCAAAATGACGACCGCACCATATAACTATTcctatattttcaaatatatcattATTGGTAAGTCAGCATCCTGTTTTCACCTACATGTGCTTCTTTTGTGAGAAACATCCACGGAATATTGTGTTTCATACAAtgcaatgtttatttaataagCACATTTGAAAATCTGGGTGACCAGAGTTCTGTATAAAGTAAAAATACAGCTAAAATACAAGTAATACAATATAAATTGTAATAACCACGCTGTAACCAATGtactttaattttcttttcacttCAATGACTTCTTGTTACATATAGTAATTGTGTATGATTGTGTGGTGTTTTTATAGGTGACATGGGGGTTGGAAAGTCCTGTTTACTCCACCAGTTCACAGAAAAGAAATGTAAGTGCAAAGGGTGGTGGCAAAGACTGATACCAAGTTGTTATGAAGGGATTATATGATAATAtattcaagggatagttcactcaaaaaagcatgtttacacactatttattcatcttcaagtggttccaaacctttatgagattcttaaTTCTGTTAAAACAAAAGAGAAGGATATTACTTTGTTTTGATggtaattttaatgcatttttgttgaatttacgttacattacatctacatgccaactaattctcttcagattataagtagaccgttagattagggttagtgtaaattgatgtgtacttgcaaagtttcttatagtcagttaaatgtctgttgaaggagcagtatcaacagaaattaagcagacaatctactaatactcaaatgagaactATATGTAGTTGCAATGCCTGGGGAAGGTTTAGCGTTGGGATGGGAGTAGAGttaattaatgggtaatttaatagataaaataaataattcttaacctaagaaactcaaacagatttggaaaaaggaaagggtgagtaaatgatttttcagtttttgatGAAGTATCCCTTTATTAGTAGagacattatatatttttattatgatgcccaagtaaattattatttattatgataatactgcattgtgaaaataaatatatatatatatatatatatatatatatatatatatatatatatatacactttacatCGTAGAAGTAAAATTACAGTACTTGCATCTTAAAATCCTCACTAGCAAGAGTTAAATAAATTAGAAGGCAAAACGGGTATTTCTATCACAGTACAATTGGCAAATGATTCTAGTTACAAATCTTGTGAAATGCTATAATCACCTGTACTCAAACATTGAGATTATGCAATTGCTGAAACAAAGTGTGACTGGCATGATGCATTTCATAAGGGCCCTGATATATTTCATGCAAACGTGGCATAATTTTCAGACAAAATCATTTTCTTTtaacgtgtgtgtatgtatgtatgtatatatggacTTTTCCCAATGTAGTTTATTCTTGAATATTGTGAAATAACAATACACTATCAACATGTGAACtttaaaagattcattcattcacttttcggcttagtccctttattaatctggggtcgccatggcgtaatgaaccgccaacttatccagcacatgcttttcTGCAGCTGATGCCCTCctagctgcaatccatcactgggaaacatccatacacactcattaacacacatacaatacggacaattcagcctacccaattcacctataacacatgtttttggacttgtgggggaaaccggaaaaaacccacacgaacatggggagaacatgcaaacttcacacagaaacgccaactgacccagctgaggctcaaaccagcgaccttcttagtttgaggtgaacgtgctacccactgcgccaccgcgcagCCCACTTTAAAAGATGGGAAATGTAAAATGACAGAGAGCAGCAGTTATTTTGTTCAGCAGTCAACCACTCTGACTGCTGTGGGTTTGTTTTAGAATCAGAACTGGTAAGGGAACATTTGTCTTTTGCTTTTTTGCCTTTAATCTAAACAATATCAGATGACGTGGTTTGGCTTGTGCATTTCAACAACATGTCCTGTGATGTTTAAGAATGGGGTGTATACAGAGcttgtgtttttcagccactAACAAACTTTTGCTGAAAgattagtgttatttatttttattttcataaagttCCATAatcgtaaaacgagatgaaaactGTCTAAATGTCAACGCCATCAGGAGCAGCAGGCAACTGTAttaactccattgaaaatactgttggAAAGTAGATGTCTATAATATAAAGACATGGCACAGAACAATGGAatataatgcagtgcttcttatcTGGTCTGAGagccactttatattgtatattaatcaggcagtgaagatcattgatttttaaagaaaccagataTTAAACGCTGCAATTTTGTAATGCCATTACTGGAAGCATTTGAGCTGgcaaaaattaaaagtccttctgcataaaCCCTATTAAATGGCAACAGTTGATGGAAAGGTCTTTAGTGGAAACTAAATGCATTTGATTACATGAGCCAAATCAAGCTAGtaaaagtggacaagctcaaaatgttTCAGATGCTGCCTATGGTCTATTTTTAGAGTTTGTAAATAATTCAACAAATAACTCAATATCCATCTACAGTAACACCAAATGTAAATATGGATTCAGACAGCCACAAGTACTAATATAACCAGAAGAGCTGCAGAATAATAGAGTTGCTCCTCAAAGCCAGGagagaaattaaatttaacatcAGCATATTGGAGCCTTAAGACATGTAAAACTTGAGTTTGCATCATTTAATCAAGATCCAGAGCTGCTCACAGAATACAGTGATACAATTTAATCTGAAATGGAGACAGAAGAGAAAGGAACAGATGTTTTGAGAACGCTACTACATCTATTTTATCCTTTGTATAATGGTTATTGATTGTCATGATTTTAATTAAAGAGCGTTATATGACAGGTCAATTTATCATGTCTAATATCagtaactttctttttttttttttttaagttatggcTGACTGTCCTCATACAATCGGTGTTGAGTTTGGCACGCGGATAATTGAAGTGAGTGGGCAGAAGGTGAAGCTTCAGATTTGGGACACGGCAGGTCAGGAGAGGTTTCGTGCCGTCACACGCAGCTACTACAGAGGAGCCGCCGGGGCGCTCATGGTGTATGACATCACCAGGTAGATCAATATTCAGCTCTGATCGCATGATGTCATATTATTTTTGGAAGGCATcaagaaaataattgaatttgttttttatttgcaggCGAAGCACATACAATCACCTTAGCAGCTGGCTGACTGATGCCAGGAATCTTACCAACCCCAATACTGTAAGTTTACTGGCTATAGTAACCGTCTGTATGAAGAAGACTATAACATCTTTacatttaaaggtcctgtgaagtgctttgaaatgtgcatttttacttAATGTTTGATATAATCTTAACCAAATCACGAATAGAGGGTGGTGCATAGTTTTAGCTCCTCCCTCTTTTAAACAAATGGCCAATAGTGTTTTGCTTTAGCACCACTCTGCCAGTGAGTGGTTGAGcacaagtgcatcaaatgaaaagcaaatgagaagcatcttgaagggggcggggcatttcagatactagagagcatttgattggttatgatgtgatgagaaactagTATGTGGTGacgtggaaaaaaaaacattgattcatttaggtggaagtgacgaactacaagctttacatgtttagatcagttttatatcttctaaacatgaattttgtccCTGTTTTTGAGCACATTAGCCTAAAaactaatactgatactaacatctacaacactttattttaatttcactggacttCAAGTATAAAGAGCTACATGCATATTTTACAACTTGTATTGTTTGCGTGAACACCTAAAATAATGTGAATCGTTCTTCAGGTCATCATTCTAATTGGTAACAAAGCAGACCTAGAAGCCCAGCGTGATGTCACATATGAAGAGGCCAAGCAGTTTGCTGAAGAGAACGGTAAGATGGCTGGTTAGAAAAGGAAATTCATAACATTAGGGGATTGGATTtgcaggatgatgatgataataaatattaGGTTGATTTAACCATTAaataatcagacttgattaaactgttaaaaatgaatatacaaaataatttttcttttcattcccagtgatgggttgcagctggaagggcatccgctgcataaaacatatgctggataaattggtggttcattccgctgtggcgaattcagattaataaagagactaagccgaaaagaaaaatgaatatttcTTTTCATATTCCCTAAATAATTCCCTAAATAGAATGAAGATGTGTCATAGGCAAGGCAGATTCTTTagacattttttgctgtttctgtgcagattttggtaaaaaaaaaaaattatgtgcagATATTTGCGGAATAATTTTAAGAGtatagaaacaaaaaaataacacatgaaataaacaaatttatttactGCTTTGTAACTTATCTAAGGTTTACAGTGCAAAGCCAATTAAAACCACATGTTTGTCTCAAATGATATCcccactaaaagacagaaaatattactttacaaactgtattgttcttaaattatataaacatttgcataatattcaataatatcactaatatttatatacaaatgaaataaatttttacaaaagtaaataaatagacataatgatgggctaaaaatctgcagatttctgcgggtgtggattctgtgtgggcctagtcatgggTAATTAAATTAGCATCTTTATTCATTATGTGATAGCCAGAGCAACAATCGGGATTTACATGTAAGAATCCACTTTTTCCAGAGAGATGTTATTTTAAACCAGAGATCTTGTGAAAAATTGTTTGAGAAATCAGTTTGGCGTTGATTAACAGATTTTCGAAATGCAtcgctattctctcttgaatagGATTCTGTCATTATGTCATGATATTAATGTAAACAAAGCTCACTATAAACACTCTAATATGCTTAAACGTTTCCTAACTTCATTAATGATTATTTCAGGTTCACGTGGTATTTGTAAAGAATTAAATGCAAGcagaatatgtttgtttgttgtatggtttatacagcgccatctgctgttaaaactaaacTCTAAATCGATTCAAGAGAGAAAAAcggtgcattttgaaaatctcagaatcaatGGGGAATCGAGTTCTCAATTGATTTTTAACAACTAATATTTAAAGATTTGAGACATTTAGACAGTTAGACCTGTTGTTTATTAATTGTATATGCTTTTAACTCATCCGTACACATAATTTTAACTTAGCATGTTTAAAGCAGAAATTATGGAGAAAACTACATCACCCAGGATGCCGTGCAGAAAAATCCCCATATCAGAATTGCAATCACAAAGCTTAAtgtggtgaatgagtgtgtatgggtatttcccagtactaggttgcagctggaaagacatctgctgtgtaaaacaagttggtgattcattctgctgtggtgaccccgcatgaataaagagactaagctaataaaaaaaatgaatgaatgaagtttaatGTGATTCCT
This Danio aesculapii chromosome 5, fDanAes4.1, whole genome shotgun sequence DNA region includes the following protein-coding sequences:
- the rab14 gene encoding ras-related protein Rab-14 yields the protein MTTAPYNYSYIFKYIIIGDMGVGKSCLLHQFTEKKFMADCPHTIGVEFGTRIIEVSGQKVKLQIWDTAGQERFRAVTRSYYRGAAGALMVYDITRRSTYNHLSSWLTDARNLTNPNTVIILIGNKADLEAQRDVTYEEAKQFAEENGLLFLEASAKTGENVEDAFLEAAKKIYQNIQDGSLDLNAAESGVQHKPTAPQGGRLSSDAQPQKEGCSC